One genomic window of Cinclus cinclus chromosome 6, bCinCin1.1, whole genome shotgun sequence includes the following:
- the CHP1 gene encoding calcineurin B homologous protein 1, producing MGSRASTLLRDEEIEEIKKETGFSHSQITRLYSRFTSLDKGENGTLSREDFQRIPELAINPLGDRIINAFFPEGEDQVNFRGFMRTLAHFRPIEDNEKSKDQNGPEPLNSRSNKLHFAFRLYDLDKDDKISRDELLQVLRMMVGVNISDEQLGSIADRTIQEADQDGDSAISFAEFVKVLEKVDVEQKMSIRFLH from the exons ATGGGTTCCCGGGCGTCCACTTTGCTGCGGGACGAGGAGATCGAGGAGATCAAGAAGGAGACGGGCT tctcCCACAGTCAAATCACCCGCCTGTACAGTCGCTTCACCAGCCTGGACAAAGGAGAAAATGGCACTCTAAG CCGTGAAGACTTCCAGCGGATTCCAGAGCTTGCCATCAATCCACTTGGAGACAGGATAATCAACGCCTTCTTTCCAGAAGG AGAGGACCAGGTGAATTTCCGTGGATTCATGAGGACACTAGCCCACTTCCGACCCATAGAAGATAACGAAAAGAGCAAAGACCAGAACGGACCAGAACCACTGAACAGTAGAAGTAACAAGCTCCACT TTGCTTTTCGATTATACGATCTAGATAAAGATGACAAGATTTCCAGAGATGAGCTTCTCCAG GTATTACGGATGATGGTTGGTGTAAATATTTCTGATGAACAGCTGGGCAGCATTGCTGACAGGACAATCCAGGAAGCTGATCAAGATGGAGATAGTGCCATCTCCTTTGCAGAATTTGTAAAG GTTTTGGAGAAGGTGGATGTAGAGCAGAAAATGAGCATTCGATTCCTTCACTGA